The DNA segment AGGTCGCGCAGCGATCTCAACGGCCGCATATTGAGGAGGGTGGGGCTGACGACCGGAAACAGCTCCAGCCGGCTCCACAGCCGCGCCCAGCAATCGGGCCAGTTGCCGTCACCATAAAGCAGGCAGATATCGACATCGGCAGAAAAAAGATTGGCGGCATCGTTGGAGGCGATCAGCGTCAGCTGCACGTCGGGGAACTGTTCGGTGAACTGATGCAGGCGCGGGATCATCCAGAAGGACAAAAGCGCCGGCACGCAGACGATGCGCAGCTCGCCGCTGGTGGTCGGCCGCGTCATCGCGGCGGTGGCGGCGGCGATGCCTTCAAAGGCGTGGGTGACGGCGGGCAGGAGCAGCGCGCCCTGCGAGGTGAGTTTCAACCGCTTGCCGCCGCGTTCGAACAGGGCGGCGTTGAAGGAGAGTTCGAGCGCTCTTATCTGATGGCTGATTGCGCCATGGGTGACGTTCAGCTCGCGGGCGGCGGCCGAAACCGAACCACGCCGGGCGGTCGCCTCGAAGGCGCGCAAGGGGTTCAGCGGGGGCAGGCGGCTGGACAAGAGGTACGCTCCGGGGCGTCGATCATGATGTTAGTTTTTCTCACATCAAACGCTATAACAATGTCAATTGATTTTCCAATCAAATTGTTTCCTAATGTGATCAACAAAGGCAAAAGCCTGGGGAACATGCATCCGGACGCGTCTCTGGCAAACAGGGGCGGTTTTCCGGCTTTTGGCGGCACGAGCAGCGCATTTCACGCTCGATAACCATTAGAAT comes from the Pararhizobium qamdonense genome and includes:
- a CDS encoding LysR substrate-binding domain-containing protein; translated protein: MSSRLPPLNPLRAFEATARRGSVSAAARELNVTHGAISHQIRALELSFNAALFERGGKRLKLTSQGALLLPAVTHAFEGIAAATAAMTRPTTSGELRIVCVPALLSFWMIPRLHQFTEQFPDVQLTLIASNDAANLFSADVDICLLYGDGNWPDCWARLWSRLELFPVVSPTLLNMRPLRSLRDLRDHVILHGDDGREWNTWLAAADGIDIQRGRQHFMSDARLSTEAALHNQGVALGDTITAGSLIAKGELIAPFDLTVPANDAFYVACRNENRAAPIVKVFIDWLFSALENDPMPELQTSARTIIRARTHKVSAPERLPAKDSFQPVSSPARSRRPEPTPKRRAKS